Proteins found in one uncultured Desulfuromonas sp. genomic segment:
- a CDS encoding ABC transporter permease, giving the protein MTPKAQQKITVYSPASCLRHPGQLMRSMIADLVASRELAWRLFIRNLSAQYRQTMFGYLWAFLPPLFSMAVWVYLNSQKVIDVQDPGMPYPLFVLTGTVLWQIFVDAMNSPLKLVTESKSMLAKINFPREALILAGLGEVLFNFVIRIFLLAGIFVWFQMIPPVTLFYVPLGVLGLLLLGLMFGILMTPLGVLYTDVSRGIVILAQLWFFLTPVVYPMPQSGAAAVLARLNPVTPLLTTTREWMVTGFSTQLSGFWLVVLLAFVFLLLGWLLYRIAMPHLIARISA; this is encoded by the coding sequence ATGACACCAAAGGCTCAACAAAAAATAACTGTGTACAGCCCTGCGTCCTGTTTGCGACATCCCGGCCAGCTGATGAGGTCAATGATTGCCGACCTTGTTGCTTCACGAGAACTTGCCTGGAGGTTGTTTATCCGTAATCTTAGTGCGCAATATCGTCAGACAATGTTTGGTTATCTTTGGGCTTTTTTACCTCCGCTGTTTTCTATGGCTGTTTGGGTCTACTTGAATTCTCAAAAAGTGATTGATGTGCAGGACCCCGGTATGCCTTATCCGTTGTTTGTTTTGACCGGAACGGTTCTTTGGCAAATCTTCGTCGATGCTATGAATAGTCCATTGAAGCTTGTTACTGAATCTAAAAGTATGCTGGCCAAGATCAATTTCCCTCGAGAAGCTTTAATACTAGCCGGACTTGGGGAGGTTTTGTTTAATTTTGTGATTCGTATTTTTTTGCTAGCGGGCATTTTTGTTTGGTTTCAAATGATTCCTCCCGTGACTCTTTTTTATGTGCCACTCGGTGTCCTTGGATTGCTACTACTCGGACTGATGTTTGGCATTCTCATGACACCCCTGGGTGTTCTTTATACGGATGTGAGTCGGGGAATTGTCATTCTTGCCCAGCTTTGGTTTTTTTTAACCCCAGTTGTCTATCCCATGCCGCAAAGTGGGGCTGCGGCAGTTCTTGCTCGACTAAATCCAGTGACTCCGCTCCTGACTACGACACGTGAATGGATGGTTACCGGCTTTTCTACCCAACTGAGCGGGTTTTGGCTGGTTGTGTTGTTGGCTTTTGTTTTTCTTCTTTTGGGATGGTTGCTCTATCGCATTGCCATGCCGCATCTTATCGCCCGAATCAGTGCCTAA
- the galE gene encoding UDP-glucose 4-epimerase GalE, whose protein sequence is MQVLVTGGAGYIGSHTMVELLSAGHEVVCIDNLVNASQEAVRRVEAITGKNIIFYPYDVGDRQRMKEIFAAHHIDAVIHFAGHKAVGESVTNPLRYYTNNVGMTFTLCEVMADYGCKNLVFSSSATVYGDPVCVPITENAMVAPTNPYGRTKLMIEQVLGDLSASDPNWNIVVLRYFNPIGAHESGMLGEDPRGIPNNLLPFIAQVAVGKRDKLYVFGDDYPTPDGTGVRDYVHVVDLAKGHVSALDKGLEWTHQENKLLTVNLGTGEGSSVLDVVKAFEWASGIQIPFEIVSRRPGDVASCYAEANRAYELLGWKSEFDLQRMCEDAWRWQRANPDGYADFNDS, encoded by the coding sequence ATGCAGGTTTTGGTCACGGGTGGCGCAGGCTACATCGGTTCACACACTATGGTTGAATTGTTGTCCGCTGGCCATGAGGTGGTATGTATTGATAATTTGGTCAATGCCTCACAAGAGGCTGTGCGGCGCGTGGAGGCCATCACCGGTAAAAATATTATATTTTATCCTTACGACGTCGGTGACCGACAGAGAATGAAAGAGATTTTTGCCGCACATCACATTGATGCCGTTATTCACTTTGCCGGGCATAAGGCTGTCGGAGAATCCGTCACTAACCCGTTGCGTTATTATACTAATAATGTCGGCATGACTTTTACTTTGTGTGAAGTTATGGCCGATTATGGCTGTAAAAATCTGGTTTTCAGCTCATCGGCCACGGTCTATGGTGATCCTGTCTGTGTTCCGATTACAGAAAATGCAATGGTCGCTCCAACCAACCCTTATGGTCGTACCAAGTTGATGATTGAACAGGTTCTGGGAGATTTATCCGCCTCAGATCCGAACTGGAATATCGTCGTTCTTCGTTATTTCAATCCAATAGGTGCGCATGAATCCGGCATGTTGGGAGAAGACCCTCGCGGTATCCCCAATAACCTCTTGCCATTTATCGCCCAGGTTGCCGTCGGCAAGCGTGATAAACTTTATGTTTTTGGCGACGATTATCCAACGCCCGACGGCACTGGTGTCAGGGATTATGTGCATGTGGTGGACTTGGCTAAAGGGCACGTAAGCGCTCTTGATAAAGGGTTGGAATGGACACATCAGGAAAATAAATTGCTTACCGTGAACCTTGGCACTGGAGAGGGGTCTTCTGTTTTGGACGTTGTCAAAGCCTTTGAATGGGCGAGCGGTATCCAAATTCCTTTTGAAATCGTTTCTCGACGACCCGGTGACGTTGCAAGCTGCTATGCCGAGGCCAATCGCGCTTATGAGTTGTTGGGGTGGAAGTCTGAGTTTGATCTTCAGCGGATGTGTGAAGATGCCTGGCGATGGCAGCGTGCGAATCCTGATGGATATGCAGATTTTAATGACTCTTAA
- a CDS encoding DUF86 domain-containing protein, whose product MDRDVVLNKLESLRRCVARIEDKTPASCRQLADNLDLQDIIVLNLERAVQQCVDIGLHVISDLEIPAPETMAQTFASLERAGCLDATLAGRMTKAVGFRNTAVHAYQEIDWRIVFAIITRHLDDFREFTRQIMAFVDSSFSRS is encoded by the coding sequence ATGGATAGAGATGTTGTGCTCAATAAATTGGAAAGCCTCAGACGCTGCGTGGCACGTATTGAGGACAAAACTCCGGCTTCCTGCCGACAACTCGCTGATAATCTTGATTTGCAGGATATCATTGTTTTGAATCTTGAACGTGCAGTTCAGCAATGTGTGGATATCGGACTACATGTTATTAGTGATCTTGAGATTCCTGCTCCAGAGACCATGGCCCAAACGTTTGCCTCCTTGGAAAGGGCAGGTTGTCTTGATGCTACTTTGGCGGGACGGATGACCAAAGCTGTTGGGTTCAGAAATACAGCTGTTCACGCTTATCAGGAGATTGACTGGCGGATTGTGTTTGCGATCATTACAAGGCATCTTGATGATTTTCGGGAGTTTACGCGACAGATCATGGCTTTTGTTGATTCGAGTTTTTCGAGGAGCTAA
- a CDS encoding nucleotidyltransferase domain-containing protein — translation MAQQLDSMEIFKQTVSALNKEQGLKLAILYGSAATGTMRANSDVDLAVLYGHALDAEQKMRLKDELERTFMRSVDLVDLSNLSGTILKQILCKGKVVIKNDSPALAMLLQRMIYNQADMMPYVTRTLMERQQRFLNG, via the coding sequence ATGGCACAGCAACTGGACTCAATGGAAATTTTTAAGCAAACAGTTAGTGCTCTGAATAAGGAACAAGGGTTGAAGTTGGCAATTCTTTATGGTTCTGCCGCGACCGGAACTATGCGAGCCAACAGTGATGTGGATCTTGCGGTTCTTTATGGTCATGCCCTGGATGCAGAACAAAAAATGCGTCTTAAAGATGAGCTGGAACGAACATTTATGCGCAGTGTTGATCTCGTCGATCTGTCAAATTTATCCGGAACGATTTTGAAACAGATTTTATGCAAAGGTAAGGTTGTGATTAAGAATGATTCCCCGGCACTGGCCATGCTTTTACAACGGATGATCTACAATCAGGCAGACATGATGCCTTATGTCACACGGACTCTGATGGAACGACAGCAGAGGTTTCTCAATGGATAG
- a CDS encoding DEAD/DEAH box helicase, translating to MLLDQLTKETIRSLCNAKTYQRGQQYFKQGRVLDFEYDSDAQVLYASVQGSRGYFYEQEIFFSDTGSGLEVEGDCTCPMEYNCKHVVAALLDFLQGLHHDREDVRDRLPPRNKDALDIWRTRVQEAFPVSGDNIVVRDGVRREQLLFVLDCEDDGCFCRLLKSRRLKKGGWGKASSCHVRQILEWYYRPPWVTDKDTEIVSLLHIESPGEATLELTGDVGMLALRKMIETGRCFVAQPSETPLSFAEPKTLSLGWRTTASGERQLHCQLDDGEALSLIPTIPPCYLDKKRQCCGELISPLSSRELRLLRQLPPVPENRTRELALFMLQTFPGEDIPLPVDVRISNADSTCVPHLRLMSRELKRGRRVHVARLTFDYPPLSFDAEIGANHSEIALVEHDGGYWRVKRDSDVEYSALAFLSDRGFQPATTAGLSPVRSLDLVFPAETVATSAAMWKAFLNQLAELESAGWQIDIEPSFQLRFVAPDELTFDVQETPGGWFDLGLDIWIEGRKIALLPLLAQYLEQGETEQPLLVELQDGRWLECPKSVVEPVVETLVELYEKTTLDPSGSLSLPTARIHALSSLQESLPGEGMPTTWRGDDKLKELAERLRRFDGIESVAAPRGLAASLRDYQQKGMSWLQFLRDYAFGGILADDMGLGKTLQALAHVLLEKESGRLDAPTLVVSPTSVLSTWRNEARRFAADLTVMIWHGPQRKTMREQLPEQDLIVTSYALLQRDAELFQSVEFHLLILDEAQAIKNPTTKMAQAACSMQARHRLCLTGTPVENHLGELWSLFHFLMPGYLGGRESFSRLFRSPIEKAGNVERRRELERRIHPFVLRRDKQQVATELPPKTTIVSRIEFESAQARLYESVRSAMSHKVSELLARKGLKKSHIEILEALLKLRQVCCDPRLLKLESARKVKQSAKLERLLEMLETLLSEGRKILIFSQFTSMLSLIEKELDVRSIGYSKLTGRTRKRDEAIARFQEGEVPLFLISLKAGGVGLNLTAADTVIHYDPWWNPAVENQATDRAYRIGQDKPVFVYKLVAQGTIEEKILDLQEKKRQLAEVVCRQEGAADDHGTLTGDELLALFED from the coding sequence ATGCTGCTTGATCAGTTAACAAAAGAAACCATACGCTCTTTATGTAATGCTAAGACCTATCAACGTGGGCAGCAGTATTTCAAGCAGGGGCGGGTGCTTGATTTTGAATATGACAGCGACGCACAGGTGCTTTATGCCTCGGTGCAGGGCAGTCGCGGCTACTTTTATGAACAGGAGATTTTTTTCTCTGATACGGGGTCGGGCCTTGAGGTCGAAGGCGATTGTACTTGCCCGATGGAGTACAATTGTAAACATGTCGTGGCTGCGTTGTTGGATTTTTTGCAAGGGCTTCATCATGATCGCGAAGATGTGCGTGACCGTCTTCCGCCGAGAAATAAAGATGCCCTGGATATTTGGCGAACACGTGTACAAGAGGCTTTTCCAGTATCCGGAGACAACATTGTCGTTCGAGACGGTGTTCGCCGTGAGCAGCTGTTGTTCGTGCTCGACTGTGAAGACGATGGTTGCTTCTGTCGTCTACTTAAAAGCCGCCGTTTGAAAAAAGGGGGGTGGGGAAAGGCCTCGTCCTGCCATGTTCGTCAAATTCTGGAATGGTACTATCGACCGCCATGGGTCACGGATAAAGATACTGAAATCGTCTCTCTGTTGCACATCGAATCCCCCGGAGAGGCAACGCTTGAGTTAACCGGCGATGTCGGCATGTTGGCCCTGCGCAAGATGATCGAAACCGGGCGCTGTTTTGTGGCTCAGCCCTCCGAAACACCCTTATCTTTCGCGGAGCCCAAAACACTCTCTTTGGGTTGGCGAACAACGGCTTCCGGCGAGCGACAACTGCATTGTCAGCTCGACGACGGCGAGGCGTTGAGTCTGATCCCGACAATCCCCCCTTGTTATCTCGATAAGAAGCGCCAGTGTTGTGGTGAGTTGATCAGCCCCCTGTCGAGCCGGGAACTGCGTTTGCTGCGCCAATTACCGCCGGTGCCCGAAAATCGTACGCGGGAACTCGCCCTGTTCATGTTGCAAACGTTTCCAGGCGAAGATATTCCTTTGCCGGTGGACGTGCGGATTTCCAATGCTGACTCAACCTGTGTGCCGCACCTGCGTTTGATGAGTCGTGAATTAAAGCGTGGCCGCCGCGTCCATGTTGCCAGATTGACTTTCGACTATCCACCGCTGTCTTTTGACGCCGAGATCGGCGCCAACCACTCTGAGATAGCCTTGGTCGAGCATGACGGGGGCTATTGGCGTGTTAAGCGCGATAGCGATGTTGAATACAGTGCATTGGCTTTTTTGAGTGATCGGGGATTCCAGCCGGCGACAACGGCCGGTCTTTCCCCGGTCAGGTCACTGGATCTGGTGTTTCCCGCCGAGACTGTTGCGACGTCAGCGGCGATGTGGAAAGCCTTTCTCAACCAGCTTGCCGAGCTTGAATCCGCAGGCTGGCAAATCGACATCGAACCGAGTTTTCAGCTGCGTTTTGTCGCGCCCGATGAATTGACCTTTGATGTCCAGGAAACGCCGGGTGGCTGGTTTGACCTTGGCCTCGACATCTGGATTGAGGGACGCAAAATTGCCTTGCTGCCGCTGCTGGCGCAGTATTTGGAGCAGGGCGAAACAGAACAGCCTCTTCTGGTGGAACTACAGGACGGGCGCTGGCTGGAATGCCCGAAATCCGTTGTTGAGCCGGTGGTCGAAACGCTGGTGGAGCTGTATGAAAAGACAACGCTGGACCCTTCAGGATCCCTGTCGCTGCCTACGGCCAGAATTCACGCCTTGTCGTCGCTACAGGAAAGTTTGCCCGGTGAAGGGATGCCGACGACATGGCGCGGTGACGACAAACTCAAGGAGCTGGCTGAACGATTACGCCGGTTCGACGGTATTGAGAGTGTCGCCGCACCCCGTGGCCTCGCCGCATCCTTGCGTGATTATCAGCAAAAAGGTATGAGCTGGCTGCAGTTTTTACGTGATTACGCCTTTGGTGGTATTTTGGCGGATGATATGGGCTTGGGAAAAACACTTCAGGCCTTGGCGCACGTGCTGCTTGAAAAGGAATCCGGACGGCTTGATGCACCCACCCTGGTGGTGTCGCCGACCAGTGTGTTGAGCACCTGGCGAAATGAGGCCCGGCGCTTTGCCGCCGATTTGACCGTGATGATCTGGCATGGCCCGCAACGTAAAACCATGCGCGAACAGTTGCCGGAACAAGATCTTATCGTCACCAGTTATGCCCTGCTGCAACGGGACGCGGAGCTCTTTCAGAGTGTGGAATTCCATCTGTTGATTCTTGATGAAGCCCAGGCCATTAAAAATCCGACAACCAAAATGGCCCAGGCGGCATGCTCCATGCAAGCGCGTCATCGTTTATGCTTGACCGGTACGCCGGTGGAAAATCATCTTGGCGAGCTGTGGTCGTTGTTTCATTTCCTCATGCCCGGTTATCTCGGCGGACGGGAATCATTCAGCCGCTTGTTTCGTTCTCCCATTGAAAAAGCCGGAAATGTAGAACGGCGGCGCGAACTGGAGCGGCGTATCCATCCCTTTGTGTTGCGGCGTGACAAGCAGCAGGTTGCCACGGAATTACCGCCTAAAACCACCATTGTCAGCCGAATTGAATTCGAAAGTGCTCAGGCCCGTCTCTATGAAAGCGTGCGCTCGGCCATGTCGCACAAAGTGTCTGAGCTTTTGGCGCGTAAAGGCTTGAAAAAAAGCCATATTGAAATTCTCGAAGCGTTGCTCAAATTACGCCAGGTGTGCTGTGACCCCCGTTTGCTCAAGTTGGAAAGCGCGCGCAAGGTTAAACAATCCGCCAAGCTGGAGCGGCTGCTGGAGATGCTCGAAACACTATTATCCGAAGGGCGCAAAATTCTGATTTTTTCACAGTTTACCTCCATGTTAAGCTTGATTGAAAAAGAGCTTGATGTTCGTTCTATCGGTTATAGTAAATTAACCGGACGCACCCGCAAGCGTGATGAAGCCATTGCACGTTTTCAGGAAGGCGAGGTTCCGCTGTTTTTGATCAGCCTGAAGGCCGGAGGAGTCGGCTTAAACCTGACTGCGGCGGACACGGTGATTCATTATGACCCATGGTGGAATCCGGCTGTTGAAAATCAGGCCACGGATCGGGCGTATCGGATTGGTCAGGACAAACCGGTGTTCGTCTATAAGCTGGTGGCTCAGGGAACGATTGAAGAAAAAATACTTGATTTGCAGGAGAAAAAACGGCAACTGGCTGAGGTGGTTTGTCGACAAGAGGGCGCGGCGGATGACCATGGTACACTGACCGGTGATGAGTTGCTGGCGTTGTTTGAGGACTGA
- a CDS encoding decaprenyl-phosphate phosphoribosyltransferase: MAVTLKLLRPAQWLKNLMLFFPPFLAGKFFAVDGVQALATPFVAFSLFSSSCYIVNDVFDLKADRNHPKKCYRPLPAGKITVRQALILALLLAVCSLLLSWLSVPDLMLWLISYFILSLAYTLWFKHLPWIDLVMIAFFFLLRLHVGGVVYHVNVTLWLYLSVFLLAIFLAAGKRLSEITQLGDNAASHRQTLMHYSRNQLLRIVKLTAVASLLTYTMYCISHHALIASIPVCAYGLYRYVRRVQQGRDGDPTTALLKDPQLLTIGVIWCVMVFSALY, from the coding sequence ATGGCTGTGACGTTGAAACTTTTGCGCCCTGCGCAATGGCTTAAAAATCTGATGTTGTTTTTTCCGCCCTTTCTGGCGGGCAAGTTTTTTGCGGTTGACGGCGTGCAAGCCTTGGCAACGCCTTTCGTTGCATTTTCTCTCTTTTCCAGTAGTTGCTATATTGTTAATGATGTCTTTGACCTTAAGGCCGACCGGAATCATCCGAAAAAATGTTATCGGCCGTTGCCGGCAGGAAAGATCACGGTTCGGCAAGCGTTAATTCTTGCCTTGCTGCTAGCCGTTTGTTCGCTGCTGTTGAGCTGGTTGTCTGTTCCGGACTTGATGCTGTGGTTGATCAGCTATTTCATTTTATCCTTGGCATATACGCTATGGTTCAAGCATCTGCCGTGGATCGATTTGGTGATGATCGCTTTTTTCTTCCTGCTGCGTCTACATGTCGGAGGCGTTGTTTACCATGTCAATGTGACTCTCTGGCTCTATTTATCCGTCTTTCTTCTCGCGATCTTTTTAGCTGCCGGTAAGCGCCTCAGCGAAATTACACAGCTTGGAGATAATGCCGCCAGCCACCGACAGACACTGATGCACTACTCGCGAAATCAACTGTTACGAATTGTCAAACTGACCGCAGTTGCTTCTTTGCTGACCTATACCATGTACTGTATCAGCCATCATGCATTGATTGCTTCGATACCTGTATGCGCCTACGGTTTGTACCGTTATGTCCGCCGGGTTCAGCAGGGACGTGATGGTGATCCAACGACAGCGTTGCTGAAAGATCCACAGTTGTTAACAATAGGCGTGATTTGGTGCGTTATGGTGTTTAGCGCGTTATATTGA